A stretch of the Bacillus anthracis str. Vollum genome encodes the following:
- a CDS encoding sensor histidine kinase, translating into MSKLSLKIGTYFLILALCIETIAFVSFYKSISKMRIEEETLALLEKGNRYSNKITRRAKWSAHAQEKKNIERTEYNKNPNRPIYPDFDIADEAEHLVESESISNSDIAIIITDNNGKIISTSEPVTKAMQKQLTCKTEPIPKDGLIVEKNWKKSKFITTVSPIHTTEFQGKLYMLLKTSFLENMLLKLMKQFLIISVLTIILTTISVFIFSRVITEPLIKMKRATEKMSKLNKPIQLGIKRNDELGSLAKTIEDLSSELTYMKKERGEFLASVAHELLTPLTYMKGYAKVAKRDSLTKEEREEYLQIIEDETDSVTDLVQDLFMLVQLEQHQFVIKKQKVLLRPFLERMVEKTKTTLTNKQMQLHVYCKDDLEVCIDERRMEQVMLNLLHNAYQHSLENTTITIRVLAETNSFTISVQDEGEGIPEGDIPHIFDRFYRVDKSRTRATGGKGIGLAVAKEIVELHNGSILVTSKLDVGTNFIIELPFE; encoded by the coding sequence ATGAGTAAACTTTCACTTAAAATCGGGACATACTTTTTAATATTAGCTTTATGCATTGAAACAATTGCTTTCGTATCTTTTTACAAAAGTATTTCCAAAATGCGCATTGAAGAGGAAACACTCGCTCTTTTAGAAAAAGGTAATCGCTATAGTAACAAAATTACAAGACGTGCTAAGTGGAGTGCACATGCTCAAGAAAAGAAAAACATCGAACGCACTGAATACAATAAAAATCCTAATCGTCCTATATACCCAGATTTCGATATCGCGGATGAGGCTGAACACTTAGTTGAATCAGAATCAATTTCTAACTCTGACATAGCAATCATTATAACGGACAATAATGGAAAAATCATTTCCACTTCAGAACCCGTAACAAAGGCGATGCAAAAGCAACTTACTTGTAAAACAGAACCTATCCCCAAAGACGGATTAATTGTCGAAAAGAACTGGAAAAAATCAAAATTCATTACAACGGTAAGCCCAATTCACACAACAGAGTTTCAAGGAAAGTTATATATGTTATTAAAAACATCTTTCTTAGAAAACATGTTACTTAAACTCATGAAGCAATTTCTTATTATTAGTGTTTTGACGATTATTTTAACGACTATTTCTGTCTTTATTTTTTCTCGTGTCATTACAGAACCACTTATCAAAATGAAGAGGGCAACAGAAAAAATGTCAAAATTAAATAAGCCAATTCAATTGGGTATTAAACGGAATGATGAACTTGGAAGCTTAGCAAAAACGATTGAGGATTTATCCAGTGAACTGACTTATATGAAAAAAGAAAGAGGTGAGTTTCTCGCTAGTGTTGCTCATGAATTATTAACTCCATTAACCTATATGAAAGGTTATGCGAAAGTGGCAAAGAGAGACTCTTTAACGAAAGAAGAGCGTGAAGAATACTTGCAAATCATCGAGGATGAAACAGATAGTGTAACCGATCTCGTCCAAGATTTATTTATGCTGGTGCAATTAGAACAACACCAGTTTGTTATAAAAAAACAAAAAGTACTTCTTAGACCATTTTTAGAACGAATGGTTGAAAAAACAAAAACAACATTAACAAATAAACAAATGCAACTTCATGTATATTGCAAAGATGATTTAGAAGTTTGCATAGACGAAAGACGTATGGAACAAGTTATGTTAAATTTATTACACAATGCTTATCAACACTCACTAGAAAACACTACTATTACGATACGCGTACTCGCAGAAACAAATTCTTTTACAATAAGTGTACAAGATGAAGGAGAAGGTATTCCTGAAGGAGATATTCCGCATATTTTTGATCGTTTTTATCGTGTTGATAAATCCAGAACAAGAGCTACTGGAGGAAAAGGTATCGGGCTAGCTGTTGCTAAAGAAATTGTAGAATTGCATAACGGTTCCATTCTAGTAACAAGCAAATTAGACGTAGGAACAAACTTTATAATCGAGCTACCTTTTGAATAA